A part of Microbulbifer sp. MI-G genomic DNA contains:
- a CDS encoding putative signal transducing protein, with amino-acid sequence MMKLIYTHENRLLVELAKSRLEVAGIPVFLKNAFAQGASGELAPNQVWPELWLERDRDFEHARRLLEDVETGQGWPCPVCGEENGAAFDFCWQCGGTRPTTQTPR; translated from the coding sequence ATGATGAAACTGATCTACACCCACGAAAACCGCCTGTTGGTCGAATTGGCAAAGAGCCGCCTTGAGGTGGCCGGTATCCCGGTATTCCTGAAAAACGCGTTTGCCCAGGGGGCATCCGGGGAACTGGCCCCCAACCAGGTCTGGCCGGAACTGTGGCTGGAACGGGATCGTGACTTCGAGCATGCAAGGCGTCTGCTGGAGGATGTCGAAACAGGCCAGGGCTGGCCCTGTCCGGTCTGTGGCGAAGAGAACGGAGCCGCATTTGATTTTTGCTGGCAGTGTGGCGGCACCCGGCCGACAACACAAACGCCACGCTAG